In Choloepus didactylus isolate mChoDid1 chromosome 18, mChoDid1.pri, whole genome shotgun sequence, the genomic stretch TTCAGTGCAGACCTGACCTGCCGCACCTCCGATCTCATGGACAGGAATAACGAGTGGAAGCTGCCCAAGGACACCTACTATGATTTTGATGCTGAGGCAGCAGACCACAAGCAGGAGGAGGACATGAAGCGGAAGCAGCAGCGGACCAGTGAGTGTGCCCCGCCCCATCGCTCTGCACCCTGAATCTTGGCAACTCTCCCCCTGCCGGGCGGCCGCAACACACACAGGCTGCCTTACCCCTGGGCCCGGCCTCCCATGGGCGAGGCTTCCCAGCTTCGAGTGCCGAGGCCTGGGCCAATCATGAAAGTGTCACTGGCAGGGCTGGAATCCAGGGCCTCTTGGTTCCATTTTCTTGCCCAGTGCACTGTGGCTCTTAAAGTTCCTTCCATTCTCAGCATTCTGGGAACCCGGGTCAGCACATTCTCCACATTAGAAAATCTTGGCTCAGAGAGAATCTGTCTCAGAATGCCTTAGTAGGTCAGAAATTAAGCCCCAGTTGTCCCATTGCTGTCAGCGCCTCACCCCATCACTTGGTCTCTACTTCTTTTCTGCCATCCTCAGCATACATCAAGCGAGTGATTGCACACCCATCCTTCCATAATATAAATTTCAAGCAAGCAGAAAAGATGATGGAGACCATGGACCAGGGTGACGTGATCATCCGACCAAGCAGCAAGGGTGAGAATCACCTGACAGTGACCTGGAAGGTCAGCGATGGCATCTACCAGCATGTGGATGTCCGGGAGGAGGGCAAGGAGAACGCCTTCAGCCTGGGAGCCACCCTGTGGATCAACAGCGAGGTGAGAGccagcccctgcctccctcccaacCCCACTCCTCTTCCAGAATAGGCCAGTTCTAACTGCTTTTGCCTGCTGTTGGTATGCATCATTTGTGCTAATAGCTAAGCAGAGCCGAAAGACAGGAAGTTGTCTGTGAAATGAGTCATTTGATCTCAATTTGGTGTATTTTGCCTCCATCTTCCCTGtcctccaaattttaaaatagactACCTAGAGAGGACCAGTTGGGGAGGAGAAAATAATAGAGGGGACTCTGCAGTGGAGTAGGCTACAGCAGGGCTGGGAAGCCTGTTCCAGGGCAGCCCACCCACCCCAGGTGGATTTGGTGAGGGGCAAGGAGTCTCAGTTCTGGCTGTGACATGTTGAgccttttccttcttcccccaGGAATTTGAAGACCTGGATGAGATTGTTGCCCGCTATGTCCAGCCCATGGCTTCCTTTGCCCGGGACCTTCTGAACCACAAGTATTACCAGGACTGCAGTGGTGGGGACCGCAAGGTGAGCCCAGAGCCCTCTGAGGGATGACACCCCCCAGGGACTTAGGATTTACAGTTTCCCTTCAGTCTAGGGATGCTGAGGTGGTGAAGGCCGTGTACATCATCATGTACGCGCCAGACCTTGTGCACCAAGCATGCTGCTAGCCCAACCTCTCCCCCTCATTCTACCCCCAGAAATTAGAGGAGCTGCTCATCAAAACTAAGAAGGAGAAGCCCACCTTCATCCCTTATTTCATCTGTGCCTGCAAGGAACTGCCCGGCAAGTTCCTACTGGGATACCAGCCCCGGGGTAAACCCAGGTGAGCACTGGTGCTGAGAAGGTGCTGCCGCCGGGGTCCACAGATAGGCCAGGAGGGGAGTTTGAGACCCCCAAGCAGTACTCACTCTGCTTCTGCCTGACTGCCTTTCTCCTCGTCTGTTTCCAGCGGAGGTGGAGGATGGAGGTGGGGAAAGAGGGTAATGATTAAGAGGCAGAGGTTCCCCTGAGTAGGATGCACTCATCAATCCTATGAAAAAGGAATTCTCTTCACCTCATCTCCCTCCTAGGGAGGGATCACCAGTTACTCTGACCTGGTTGGCAGAGATCGGAGGCCAGCACACTGGTCTCTCCTTTCCACCCTCTGCTTCACCCTCACCAAGGAATTTCGGCACATTGTGGCTCACTGTTGCTGTAGTTGCTAACTCTTTTTCCTCTCAACCGCCTGTTCTGCCCCTTTCTGTGTGTGGCTGGCAGGCTGGCCTTCCTAAGGTATTGCTTCATCTGGGTCTCGTTAGTGCTCACCCTGGACTTACAGAACAAGCCGACTTCCTTAGCCCTGCTTCTGTGTCTGTAACACAGGCCTTTTCTGTCCCAGCCCCACTCCCATCCTCCCCTTGGTCCTTGACCAGGGCATATGTATTTGATCCCTGTACTGGCTGCGCGTAATGCTCAGCTTTGACTCTGATGGGACTCAGAAGCCAGGTGACAAGAACCCTAGACTGTGGACTCTGTGCCATCTGGGGCATAGCTGGAATGTTGTGCTCATTTGGGGGAAGCCCTTCCTAACTGACTCACTAACGTGCTTACAGAGGATGGCAGCCAGGGCTTGGGGAGGCTGGAAACTATATCCCATGAGGAACAGTTGAGGAAACCTAGAGACTTTTAACCAGGAGCAGAGACAACATAATAGCTTTCTGTGGAAGGGGGAACAGACTCTCCTTGTATTGTAGAACTAAAAACATTTGAATAGAAGATTTAGGAAGCAGATTTCAGTTGAATACAGGTAAACACTTGGCAATACTTAGCATGGTATGACGGCTCAGTAGCCGTCCTTTATTGAGCACAGTCGCACTTAGATATTGTGATTGGTGCTTTATGTAcatgtttcatttaatcctcacactcACCCTGTAGGAGGTTTAAGTGCTGTTATTctccttttacaaatgaggaagctgcAACTCCGTTTAGTAACTTGGTGCTAAGTCACGTCGCTGGTGAGTGGCAGCGCTAAAACAGGCCGGAACCAGGTCTGGACCCAGAGCCCACCCTCTTAACCATGCTACTGCTCTGCAGAAGTGTTGGGTGAGGGCACACCAGTCACCTCCCAGGGGCGCTACAGAGGGCCCTGCTTATGAGGAGTTGTCCTTTGCTGCCCTGGGAGGCCCCTTGCAAGCCGACATTCTGTGACCCGTCTTTCCCTCACCTGCGGTGCCCGGTCACGGTGGCTTCCTCTGCTCGCCCATGGGTAGCACGGAGGGCTGCTGACCACGTGACCTGGACTGTGCCCTGCCGTGTGCAGTTCGTCTCCCCATTCAGAGTGCAGCTGCCCTCTCCAGGGCCAGGGACTGGCTCCTTCATCTCTCCTTTTCCCCAGCACCTGGTGTGGCTACTTCACATGGTGGAGATCTGTTCTGGCCGCTCTCTCGAGGCTGGCCCAACTGGTATCTGATGCATGTTTCCTTCCAAAATCCCAGGATAGAATACGTGACGGTGACCCCGGAAGGATTCCGGTACCGGGGCCAAGTCTTCCCAACTGTGAATGGACTTTTCCGGTGGTTTAAAGATCATTATCAGGATCCTGTACCAGGTGAGCTCTCCTCTTCCCTGACTTGAATGGTGTGGTTGAAGGGACACCTGGAGCCCAGGGTGATCACTGGCCTTGAGGGGAGAGTGACACCTAGGCCATCATTGCATCTGTCTCACTCTTACTCCAGCCTCCTAGAAGCAGGGAGCATTTCCATCCCCTTTGCCTGTGcagcttcccttcctccctccagctaccctgtccctccccagccccctgaATCGTGAAACCACAAGTGGGTTTCAGGAGGGATGTACCTAACCATAGCTACTTCCCGCAGGCATCACCCCCAGTAGCAGCAGCAGGACCCGGACGCCCGCCTCTATCAACGCCACCCCAGCCAACATCAACCTCGCAGGTGAGGGGCTGGGcccggggctggggctggggctgggggtggtgggagggtgGAGCTAGAGAGATGCTCACCCTGTCTCCTGCCTGTGCTTTCAGACCTGACGCGGGCTGTGAACGCCCTGCCCCAGAACATGACCTCACAGGTGTTCAGTGCCATTGCTGCCGTGACGGGCCAAGGACAGAACCCTAATGCCACTCCAGCCCAGTGGGCCTCCAGCCAGTATGGCTATGGCGGCAGTGGAGGGGGCAGCAGCGCTTACCATGTACGTGGCTTGGGGAGGAGGCTCCCTGcagggcggggggaggggggcaggtaaAGGGAGTGGTCATCCTTTGCCAGCCCATGCCCATGGACTGGCCTCTGGCACCGCCTGTCACCAAGGGTTTCATATGTACAGATGCCGCCATGGCCTTGGGCACTGTCTCCAGCAGATGTTCCTTTTCCCCAGGACCGTCtgaggggaaagggaaaggagaggacctTAAGGATCTTGAGGATTCTGATCCCCCCATCTTAGAAACCTCAGATGGTTGGGAGTTGTGGGCCCCATCATCATGCCAGGTCCTATCCCATCAGCCTCCTCCTGGTGGCCAGACATGCTGCCATGTCTCCTGTTCAGAACCTTTGCTCAGGAGAGGGCCAGTTGGAAAGCTCTGGGCTGAGGCCAACTTTGCAGCTTGCCAGAAAGTCTCAGCAAGACCAAATAAGCTCAGAGGCTATTCCCACTTAATTGTCCATcccttcccaggtgttcccaacGCCAGCCCAGCAGCCAGTGGCCACACCACTGATGACCCCCAGCTACTCCTACACAACCCCAAGCCAGCCCATCACCACACCGCAGTACCACCAGCTTCAGGCCAGCACCACCCCCCAGTCAGCCcaagcccagccccagccctcatCCAGCTCCCGGCAACGGCAGCAGCAGCCAAAGTAAGTATATGAACCACAGCACAGAGGCCAAGGGGCTTAGACCAGGTGGGTGCTCTGAATACCCTGTGAGCCCATGATCTAAGTGAGTCCCCAGGGGGACTGGTTTCTGGGGAACAGAAGAGGGCAATGTGGTAGCCGGCTCCAGCTGCTTCTACCTCACCCCAGCAAAGGGGCTACTGCCCACAGGTGTAAGGTCCCTTTCTGCAAGTTAGGAACCTGTTAGTGGTTGGTGGGAAGGCTTCCTTCTGTTGAGTCCCTAGAGAGTCCTGATCTCAAAAGCCCTGTCTTCCCCTCCCAGGTCCAACAGCCATGCGGCCATCGACTGGGGGAAGATGGCGGAGCAGTGGCTGCAGGAGAAGGAGGCCGAGCGGCGGAAACAGAAGCAGAGGCTGACACCTcggccctcccccagccccatgaTCGAGAGCACCCCCATGTCCATTGCTGGCGATGCCACCCCGCTCCTGGACGAGATGGATCGGTAGGGGACCTGCTCCTCGGACTCTGGTTACCTCTGAGGCTGGAAGAGACCTGGCCACCCGCAGCTCGCGCCCTGCCCCCTCCTTTTCTGTCCATAAAGTGGCGTGAAGTGACGTTCTCTGGTGGTCAGCCTGGATGGGTGACAGGCTGGACAGCCTTGCGAACTTGAGCTCTGTGTACGCTAGGCAACAATTCTCCCACTTCAGGCCCTCGCCAACCACCTGCCCTGGACCAGGCTGGGAGGGGAGtgtggcagggaggaggaggaggagcaagaagaggaagaggaagatgagAACGAGAGTGGAACAGTTTTGTATTCTACTCCCTATAAGCCATCTTGAGCTTCTGCCCCCACCTGACTCTGGGCTGGGACGGGGGCACCAAGCTCAGCACATGAGTCTCCCCTAACTCTTACGGGGAGAGGGATGCTATTTATTCAGtttggggcaggagggagaggagggaaagtATTTCTGGCCCTGATGCCAACAGTTCCGGTGGCTGCTCAAAGCAGGAGAGAGGGGACCCAGCTGAGCAGCGCTAACCTGCCCAGCCCCCGCCTGGCCACCTTCACCCACCTGCTGCCGCCGCTTCCTGCctgttgtttgaataaacagtGTTTCTACAAGAGCACTTGCCGAAGCCTCTCTCTCCAACTCTCAGTTCTTTGAGGGGTGGCTTTCAAGGCAGTGTTTGGAGCTATAAGGACAGCTCTTCCGGTCCCTCCAAAAGGCAGTGATTCATAACAATTAGGAGCTGGCGGTTTCTAGATCACCTCCCCGCACCACCTCTTCCTAGCCCTGCAGCCTGGTGTGAGCTTGATGTCTCTAAGCCTGCTTTCCCGCCTGCGGAATGGAGGTGGTGATACCTACACCATGGCTTGCCGTGAGGACGGAGATATAACGTGTATGAAGTGATTAGCCCAGTGCCTGGTCTCTCATAAGCCTGTAAGACACGTTCACTGCTCTTCGTATACTCACTCACACCCAGCCACCCCAGCCACTGTGCTGCCCAGCTATTGGAGAAAGGGTTTCTGGGTTTCTTAATAGCTCCTCTCTTCCCTTTTTGCCAGCTGGACCTTGGTCTTCGTTTCTGACAATTCacctcttccccttccctccttctctggcCCTGGAAAAGGGAGCCTGGGTGTTGTGGGGAGGCCGGCCTGGCTTCCCAGGCAGGGACCAGCCACTTCCTGGCCCTGGTTCCTTCCCCCAGCCCCGCCGCCCCTTTGGTTCTGGACTCCTGGCTACTCCCTTGTGTTTCTTCACAAGGGCTTCTTCTCACAGCTTTGAGGGTCATCGCTGGGGCTCAGtagagaagccaggaaaggccaCTGCTGTCCGAGCTGTTACACTCCTCCCCCTGCTTTTCTGCATTCAAGATCTCTCTGCCAGGAACTCATTTCTACTCCCTTGACCACAAGAGGTCTACAAGGGCCCAGCAGGGGCAGGGCCATGCCAGCTGGGAAGGTCCTGTCTCCTCTAGTGCCATGAGCATCTCCTGGAGCAGGTGGAAGCCTTGGCAGACCCTCGTGGGGCTGTCCTGGTCCCCACCTTCCTGAGGGCCACTTACAGGAAAGGACAGGCACAGTGGCACGGAGTGGATCAAAAGGTTCAATTTATTTTGGGTTATCACTGCAAACAGTACTGCCTGTCCTAGAAGCAGAGTCCACACAGATCAATCTCCCAGTAGAGGAGAaaccctccttcccacccccaacTTAGGTGTGTGTGCTCTTCTCCTGTCTTGGTCCTAGGATGTTAAGAAGAAACAGCTGTAACACTTCCTTCCCCCCAGTAGAATAGTGTCTCCTTCCCACTCACCTTCCCGTGGACTTCTTCTGGAAAGCTGGAGCGCCCTTCAGGAACCCCTGCATCCCTgagaccctcccccaccccagaagaAGCCCAGttggagggagagagaacagcAGCAGGGGGTTGGCTACAAGCTTGATGGCATTTATTCTTCACCCTGGTCCCCCGGCCTCAACTGAGATTGGGGTTCGACACTGGGGGAGATTTCCTCTTGATTACCTTCCTGACTTGTGAGACCTTTGGCCCATTCTTCCTGGCCTGGACTgtgttcttctctctcttcttggcTGTCAAAGACTCCACAATGTCCTCACTGGAGGGTTCCTCCTGCCCGGCATCGTTGTAGCTGTCCTCACTCTCCAGGTCTTCCCGGCTTTCCGGGCTGGACTCGGACATCCTGGCCAACTCTCTTGGGCTCAACGATCTGCTCAAGTCTGGAGGTGAAGACTGTGATTTAACCGGGCTCTTCTTCTTAGTCAACTTGCCTTTCTTGACTTTTTTCTTCAGCTTGGCCTTCTCCTTATCTGTGTCCTCCtccttgtctttctctttttcctttttcttctttacctTCTTGATCACCTTGCTGCCCTGGCACTTCCCTGTGGGGCTCTCGGAGCGCCAGATGGTGATGGGCGCTGCCGAGTCAGGGCTACTGGTGGTGATGCCAGTGACCGTGTCAGTGCCTGGGTCAGGGGGTGTGGTGGCAGGCCCCACCTGGGTCGGAATGGGAGGCTTGCTCACTTCTTCCtcgtcctcctcctcttcctcttcatttAGGTCATCTTCCCCGAACTCATGGTGGATGGGATGATGGATCACTGCCACAGAGATGGGCCTGTAGCTTTTGCACCTGTAGGGGACAAGGGGCGGGAGACAGGATGTTGACAGGGTCGGGGGCAATGCCCAGTAGAGCCTCCTTTTTCCCCCGCCAGCCTGCCGGCACTCACCAGCCATACCAGACCCGTTCCACACACTGTTCTGGGATGAGCTCAAAGCAAGGGGTCTGGATGATGCTGAAGCAAGTTGAGCCCCCATCTCGGGGATGGATTTGGTCTGCATCCTGGGAGCTGCTGCTGTTGGCTTTCTCTGAGCATTCTTTCGCCCTGTTACACACAGGACTCTCAGCCTGCCCCCCAGGCCTCTGCGACTCCCCAGGGCCCAGAGCAAGATGCCTGAGGGTCAGTGGGCTTCCGCTGGGCTCTGCCCCGGCTGCCAGAGTACCTCCTCTCCGGAGCAGAGCCAGGTTTAGAAccctggggctgggctggcagTGCCGGGTCAAGGCTGGAGCGGGGGAAGTTTGGAGTCTGGCTCTGCCCAGGAGTCTCTACTGAGCTGTgggtctcccccacccccccccaaggAGGGCCCTTACCTGGAATCACAGTCACAGTGGCTGACGGCATGCAGGTGCAGGTTGCAGTGGCTGTAGTCGGAGGGGAAGGGGTGGATGATGTGCCCTGTACACTGATTGTGTTTCCAGCAGCACCTGTCAGCCTCCTTGGATTCACCTGAGGGTGTGGGGGTCAGGGTCACTGGGGCAGCAGCAGCCTCCCCCAGGGCCTCCCTTCCCACTCAGCTCAGTCTAAAGGCCATACCAAAGTCACCCACCACCATGTCCCTGCCTCAGACCGTGCCCAGGGCCCTGAGCCCAGTAGGAACTCCAGGGGCCAGCACTCCCCCTTCCCCATCCACCACACGAGCCCCTGCCCCCTGCAGACTCTCAGGGAAGCGCCCGGTGCTGTGCCTGATACACAGGCCCTCCCCCCCTTACCGTCCTGTGGCATCCTGCCTCTTCCCCACCATTGATTCCTGCCTGCACCCCTCAGCCAGCTGCTCAGGGTTATCAGCCACCCTCCTCCTCCGACTGTACTTAGAAGACCCTCTTGACATGGCAGCCCATGGAGCCGGAAGCCCCACTGAGAGTCCCGAGACTGCAGCCGGCCACAGCAGCCTTAGCTCCTATGCCAAGTGCACAGGCCCGTGAGCCTGTGGCCAAGCCCCCAGCCTCTGCAGCCTCTCTGTCCCAACCCCTGTTGTCACACAGTGGCCTCCTGAGCCTGGAGAGGAGGTAAAGCCAACCCCACCCTACAACCTATTCCCTCTCTCTCACCTTACATCACTTCTTAGACTCTGgtcccttctctttcccctcctcctttcttctccaagccccttctttcttctctcctgacACCTGTGTCATGCCCACTCTTTATTCCTTTCCTTAAACTCCCATTCCCCATCCATTCTCTCTCCCTAGTCCCTAGAGCCCTAGACTTTTGAACAACCCACCTAAGGCTCCAGTCTACCCCTCGGGACACCATCCAAAAAGTAAGCCCATGAGGTGACCACACGTGTCACTCATAGCCTGAGAGCCCAAGGCCCCCACACTGGGCAGGGGACAAAAAGGTGTCGAACACACCTCCCTGGGCAGCCTTACTGCCTGTTCCTTCCAGACACAGCTCCACCCTGGCCCACAGGAGGAAGGGGCAGCCACCAAAGAGTTGCCATGGCAGCCTGGCACGCGGAGCTGGGGCTTCTGGCTCCCAACAGGCCCCGAGCAGCATGCTTCTGTCCAGCCCCACAGTGGGGAGATCCGGGGCGACACCTCCCGCTGGCCACCAGCCAGGAATTAACCCGGGCTGTGGGTGTGGTGACCTAAGTGGCCTTAATGCTTGAGCCTTGCTCCATAttccacctccttcccctcccGCCACGGGATGTGAGGTTCCCAGGTCCCTGCCACACCCCTGGCCGCCTCAGTGGCCTCCCTTTCTGCTTGCTGTCTTCCTGTGCCCTTTCTCCATCCTGGGGGAAATAAGGAAGGGATGGATGGCAGGACCTGGCTGGAATATCACCGCCGTGCTGCTGACCTGGGGCAAAGAACAGCATACTGGCAAGTGCCCTGAACTTGTGGTCAGACAAACTGCacttcaaattctggctctgcgaCTTACTGGCTGGGTGACCAAAAGTAAGTGACTCAACCTCTCTgatcctctgtttccttatccaCAAAATGGGGTGGTTGTAATACCCGTTTCACATGTTGGTTGGGAGGACTTGATTCAGGATGGGACAAGTATTTGTTCACCATAAAGTGCTATACAAAGGAAAGGGGGGATTGTGGCATcaggaggggatggggtgggggtgaggggcctGGGTAACCCTTTCAGAACTAAGTacttccctccttcccacctACCACCAGGTCTCAGCTTTCCCAAGTGGAGGGTGGAGGGAATCCCAGGGAACAGATCCCATGGACACACCTTCCGAGGAGAAGGCAGATGCATCAGTGGTGGATGCTGCACCAGCCGGCAGGTGTCCTCTCTCCCAGCTGGGTAACCTGTTTATATCTGAGAGAGCACAGAGtggcagcggcagcagcagccccaccccacaCCATTCAGTCACCAAAAGTTTTTGGAAAAGTCCCCGGGTGTCAGGCCTCAGGGGCATCCTAGAGATggagagacttaaaaaaaaacacccaaggaAACTGGGGGTGAAGAGAGAGCGAGGGGGAGGTCCTTGAACTGACAGTGACAATGGTGTGATACAGACACTGATAGAAGGAGAAATGGGGAGAGGAGGCCCAAGGGGGCACAGAGCAAAGGCTCCTACTGCCACTGGAAGACTTCTTGGAAGAAGCATCTTCGGGGCTGATTCTGGAGTGGGAAATAGAAGTGAGCCAGAGTGTAGGCAGAGAGGGGCAGCTCCAGAAATTGCTCCAGGGCTTGTGGAACCTGGTCGGAGGATGTGTCTGAGCCAACCTTCAACTGGAGCAGCAGCCCCCCAGCCATCAGCAACCAGGGGATACAATCTGccactttccctttccttcccacaGCTAGCTTTGTCCTTTGGGGCATCAGAGGGTGAACCCTGTTTAAGGAAGGGAAGCTGGCTGCTTGAGGACTTCAGCCAGGCCTCAGTGGCACTTGGTCATCCTACAGGTCCCTGCTCAGCTGCTTTTCCAGTTCC encodes the following:
- the PROCA1 gene encoding protein PROCA1 isoform X3, whose product is MHLPSPRKVCPWDLFPGIPSTLHLGKLRPGGESKEADRCCWKHNQCTGHIIHPFPSDYSHCNLHLHAVSHCDCDSRAKECSEKANSSSSQDADQIHPRDGGSTCFSIIQTPCFELIPEQCVERVWYGWCKSYRPISVAVIHHPIHHEFGEDDLNEEEEEEDEEEVSKPPIPTQVGPATTPPDPGTDTVTGITTSSPDSAAPITIWRSESPTGKCQGSKVIKKVKKKKEKEKDKEEDTDKEKAKLKKKVKKGKLTKKKSPVKSQSSPPDLSRSLSPRELARMSESSPESREDLESEDSYNDAGQEEPSSEDIVESLTAKKREKNTVQARKNGPKVSQVRKVIKRKSPPVSNPNLS
- the PROCA1 gene encoding protein PROCA1 isoform X4; the encoded protein is MWVRTTLTIERWFTEETECKEENECKEETECNEEIECKADDWDINRLPSWERGHLPAGAASTTDASAFSSEGESKEADRCCWKHNQCTGHIIHPFPSDYSHCNLHLHAVSHCDCDSRCKSYRPISVAVIHHPIHHEFGEDDLNEEEEEEDEEEVSKPPIPTQVGPATTPPDPGTDTVTGITTSSPDSAAPITIWRSESPTGKCQGSKVIKKVKKKKEKEKDKEEDTDKEKAKLKKKVKKGKLTKKKSPVKSQSSPPDLSRSLSPRELARMSESSPESREDLESEDSYNDAGQEEPSSEDIVESLTAKKREKNTVQARKNGPKVSQVRKVIKRKSPPVSNPNLS
- the PROCA1 gene encoding protein PROCA1 isoform X1, encoding MWVRTTLTIERWFTEETECKEENECKEETECNEEIECKADDWDINRLPSWERGHLPAGAASTTDASAFSSEGESKEADRCCWKHNQCTGHIIHPFPSDYSHCNLHLHAVSHCDCDSRAKECSEKANSSSSQDADQIHPRDGGSTCFSIIQTPCFELIPEQCVERVWYGWCKSYRPISVAVIHHPIHHEFGEDDLNEEEEEEDEEEVSKPPIPTQVGPATTPPDPGTDTVTGITTSSPDSAAPITIWRSESPTGKCQGSKVIKKVKKKKEKEKDKEEDTDKEKAKLKKKVKKGKLTKKKSPVKSQSSPPDLSRSLSPRELARMSESSPESREDLESEDSYNDAGQEEPSSEDIVESLTAKKREKNTVQARKNGPKVSQVRKVIKRKSPPVSNPNLS
- the PROCA1 gene encoding protein PROCA1 isoform X2; amino-acid sequence: MWVRTTLTIERWFTEETECKEENECKEETECNEEIECKADDWGESKEADRCCWKHNQCTGHIIHPFPSDYSHCNLHLHAVSHCDCDSRAKECSEKANSSSSQDADQIHPRDGGSTCFSIIQTPCFELIPEQCVERVWYGWCKSYRPISVAVIHHPIHHEFGEDDLNEEEEEEDEEEVSKPPIPTQVGPATTPPDPGTDTVTGITTSSPDSAAPITIWRSESPTGKCQGSKVIKKVKKKKEKEKDKEEDTDKEKAKLKKKVKKGKLTKKKSPVKSQSSPPDLSRSLSPRELARMSESSPESREDLESEDSYNDAGQEEPSSEDIVESLTAKKREKNTVQARKNGPKVSQVRKVIKRKSPPVSNPNLS